The sequence below is a genomic window from Desulfobulbus oligotrophicus.
AAACGCAGTGGCATCGACGGCTGGCTCAGACATCTGGAGGCAATTCGTGATGAGCTGGGAGTTACCTTTCTCGTTATTTCAGAACTCGAACGCAGTACCGACGGCCAGTTCGAACAGCTGCCCCATCTCGGATCCTTTAAGGGTTCGGGAGATATTGGGTACTCTGCGGACAATGCCATGGTGCTACTCCCTCAATGGGCCCCCTTTGATGCCACGCCTCCAACGGATCGATGCAACGAACTCTGGCTGGTGGCCAGTCGCGAACAGAGCCCCGGGAAGGTGGCTGCCTATCGGCTTGATTTCCCGTTCTGGGGATTTACAGAAGAAGCAGTTTCAATGTGAAGTTCCTTCCGCCAATCTCTTATCTGTGCCAATGCCAGCTCTGCTCGAAGCTGGCCGCGTATTTTCTTCCGTACTTTTCTACCCGGCAGAGGTGGAAACAGACCAAAATTAATATTTGAAGGCTGAAAATGGGCAGGATCCGACGTGGTAAGATGGCTTATCAAGGCACCGTGAGCCGTTGCAGGCGGAGGAGACACCAGCCGCTTTCCCAGAGACATTCGACCGGCGTTTATCCCGGCAATCAACCCCATGGCTGCAGATTCGATATACCCTTCAATACCGCTGAGCTGGCCGGCAATGAAGAGGTGCGAGGCCTGTTCACACTGTAATGTCTTCTGCAGCACCCGGGGCGCACACACAAAGGTGTTGCGATGGATTGAGCCAAGCCGCAGAAACACAGCCTGTTCAAGACCCGGAATGGTGCGAAAGACCCGTTGCTGTTCACCATAGGTCAGCTTAGTCTGAAACCCCACCAGGTTATACATGGTACCGGCCCGGTTTTCAGGCCGCAGTTGCACCACCGCATGGGGCAAGACACCGGTAATCGGGTGTGCCAATCCCACTGGTTTCAAAGGCCCGTAACGCAAGGTTTCACTTCCCCGGGCACACATGACCTCAACAGGCAGACATCCTTCAAAGTAGCGCGGGTCTTCAAAGGTGTGCAGTGGTACACTTTTGGCCTGTTGTAACAGGGTAATAAAGTGGTGGTATTGCTCCTGGTTCATGGGGCAGTTCAGATAATCACCGACTCCAGTATCATCCCACCGCGACTTGCGATAAACAACTGTATAATCAAGGCTCTCAGCATCAACGACCGGCGCAATGGCATCATAAAAGGCCAAGTGTTCACTGCCGGTCAACGTACGTAAGGCCTCGGCAAGCTCTCCGGTCAAAAGCGGACCGGCAGCCAAAACCACCGGCCCATTGTCACTGTTGGGAAGCTGTTTAATCTCTTGCCGATGTATCGTTATAAGGGGATGGGATTCGATCGCAGACGTCACCTGGGCGGCAAAATGTCTCCGGTCAACAGCCAACGCGGTTCCTGCAGGTACTGCACTGTTCTCTGCAACCTGCATGATCAGTGACCCCAGTAACCGCATCTCCTGTTTCAGCAAACCGGCGGCTGTATCAACGTGGTTCGAACGAAATGAATTGGAACAGACGAGTTCACCCAGCTGCGTCATCTCATGGGCAGGGCTGAAGCGGATCGGTTTCATCTCATAGAGAACAACCCTTATCCCCAGCTCTGCAGCCTGCCAGGCTGCCTCACAGCCGGCCAATCCGCCGCCGATCACCGTTACCTGTGGCGCTCCACACATCCTGTTCTCCCTCCGGTCACCATGCAAGATATGTGTTGTCACCCTGACTGCTATGAACTCTTGTGCAGAAGACGATCAATAGCGATAATGATCCGGTTTATAGGGACCGTCAATCGAGACACCGATATACTCGGCCTGCTCCGGAGTCAGGGTGGTTAACCGGGCGCCAATTTTGTCCAGGTGGAGCCGGGCTACCTTTTCGTCAAGGTGTTTCGGAAGAACATAGACCTGATGTTCGTACTGTTGGCTGTTTGTCCACAACTCGATTTGCGCCAGCACCTGATTGGTAAAGGAGTTGCTCATCACAAAACTGGGATGTCCGGTGGCACAGCCAAGATTGACCAGTCGCCCCTCCGCTAAAACGATCAGGCGCTTGCCGTCTGCAAAGATAACATGATCGACCTGTGGCTTAATATTTTCCCACGGCAGGTGGCGGATCCCCTCAATATCGATTTCAGAATCAAAATGACCTATATTACAGACAATAGCCTGATCCGGCATGGCCTCCATGTGAGCGCGAGTAATGACCCGAAGGTTTCCTGTGCAGGTGACAAAGATATTGCCTTTCGGGGCAGCCTCTTCCATGGTCACCACCCGGTACCCTTCCATGGCCGCCTGAAGCGCACAGATCGGATCAATCTCGGTAACCAGAACAGTGGCTCCCATGCCGCGCAAGGCCTGAGCGCAACCTTTCCCCACATCACCATACCCAACCACAACCGCAATCTTACCGGCAATCATCACGTCGGTTGCACGCTTGATACCATCAAGTAACGATTCCCGGCATCCGTAAAGGTTGTCAAATTTTGACTTGGTCACAGAATCGTTCACATTAAAAGCCGGTGCCAGTAATGTTCCCTGTCGGGTCATCTCATACAACCGGTGAACACCGGTGGTGGTCTCTTCGGAGATCCCGCGTACCTCTCGCATCAATTCCGGGTACTTTTCATGCATGATCTTGGTGAGATCACCACCATCATCCAGAATCATATTGGGCCGCCAGTTATCAGGCCCAAAAATGGTCTGATCAATACACCACCAAAACTCCTCCTCAGTCTCTCCTTTCCAGGCGAAAGTGGGGATACCGGCAACCACCATTGCTGCGGCGGCATGATCCTGCGTAGAAAAAATATTGCAGGACGACCAGCGTAACTCTGCTCCCAGCTCAACAAGCGTTTCCATCAGAACAGCGGTTTGAATGGTCATGTGCAGACAACCGGCAATACGTGCACCGGTCAACGGCCTGCTTCCCCTGAATTCCTGACGAATGGCCATCAAGCCCGGCATCTCGGTTTCAGCGATGGCAATCTCCCTGCGTCCCCAGGCAGCCAAATTCAAATCAGCGACCTTGTAGTCACTCATATCTCACCTCTTTCCTTACGAAAAATGAATGTCCGTTTTTTCTCACAGTCCGGCCGCAGCCCGCAAAGCGTCAACTTTATCCGTGCGTTCCCATGTGAACTCAGGGAGTTCTCGGCCAAAGTGACCATAAACTGCAGTCTTCGAATAAATGGGACGCAGTAAATCCAGCTGCTGAATAATAGCCTTGGGCCGGAGGTCGAAAACCTGATCAATCACCTGTACCAGTCGTTCATCTGCAATCGTACCGGTACCAAAGGTTTTAACGTTAATGGAGACAGGTTTGGAGATACCGATGGCATAGGCTACCTGCACTTCGACCTCAGAGGCCAGACCGGCAGCAACGATATTTTTAGCTACGTAGCGCCCCATATACGATGAAGATCGATCCACCTTGGACGGATCCTTACCGGAAAAAGCACCTCCACCGTGTGAACCGCGGCCGCCATAGGAGTCAACAATGATCTTTCGACCGGTAACCCCGCAGTCGCCCACCGGCCCTCCGATCACAAACCGACCGGTGGGATTGATAAAATATTTGGTATTGGCGTCAACCATGGCAGACGGAATGATCGGTTTAATGATCTCCTCCATCACTCCCTCCTTCAGGAGCTCATAAGTGATGTCAGGACTGTGCTGGGTGGAAAGTACGATTGCCTCAACCCGTTTAGGGACGCTACCATCATATTCGATGGTGACCTGACTCTTGGCATCCGGTCGCAGCCATGGCAAAATACCGGCCTTGCGGACATCGGATTGACGTTTCATAAGAGCATGGGCATAGGTGATCGGCATTGGCATCAGCACCTCTGTTTCATTGCAGGCATAACCGAACATCAACCCCTGATCACCGGCGCCCTGATCAAGATCAAACCCTGACCCCTCGTTGACGCCCTGGGCAATATCAGCAGACTGTTTATCAATGGTGGTCAGCACGGCACAGGATTGCCAATCAAATCCCATATCAGACGAATTGTATCCGATTGCACGAATAGTCTGACGCACAATCTGCGGCATATCCACCCATGCTGAGGTTGTAATCTCACCGGCAATAAGTGCCATGCCGGTGGTGACAAGACTCTCACAGGCAACACGGGCATACTTGTCCCTGGTAAGAATAGCGTCAAGAATAGCGTCGGAGATTTGATCGGCGACCTTATCCGGGTGCCCTTCAGAAACCGATTCTGAGGTAAAAAGATGATGAGCCATGAGTCTTCCTTAATAGAGAGGGAAAAAAGTCTTGTGCGTGACAAGACGCGTACATAATGAGCTGTTCTGAGACAAAACCGGAGCGTACCGGCGACAGTACCAGCGGCGGCAGCAAAGACGAATTCACTTGCATCGAGAAACATGTCGTCTCTCTTCTTTGCAAAGCGAACGAGTGCTCACTAAGATGAACAAACAAAGATGCGATTTATACTCAATTCATACAATTATTTCAACACTGCCAGCTGTTTGATCAACAGCGTCTCATCGCTGCTGCAGACGACTTCTCGGAGCTGTCCTGACCCTTCACCGCTGACCAGGAAAGGAGGCAGGACCAAGAAAACAGTACACTTTCACCATCTGCACAAAAAAAACCGGCCTGATCTGCAAGAAATCAGGCCGGAAAAGGAGAGAAGAGATGAAGAATTACTTTTATTAATGCAAAAGATGCGCCAAAACACCCATCAGTTTCTTTTTTTTAAAAACACCCGTCTTTCCAGGCTGATACAGCAATAACGCAGTGCATGTTCAGGCATCAACGCATCCATAAAAATGCAATATTTTATACCGAAATCAGCAGACAAAGGCAAGAATCACAAAAAATACCGTAATATCAGAGCGATATCTTGTTATCTTTTTTTTACCATCAACTCATATTTTTAACGTCACCTGGGTAGTCTTTACACAGCTCATACCTGTCTGCCACGGATCTCAAGCGGTATCATCCGTACCCGCAATACACCTTCCTGTTCAGCAATTTTTTCCTGTACATCCACTGGAACAGGTCCGGCGCAGTCGATGATATTGTAGCCGACAGTACCGTTGCTCTTGTTCGTGTAGTTCTTGATATTAATATGCTTGTCACCGAGGATATTACTGATCATGGCAATCATCCCGGGCTGATCACGGTTTATAACGGTCAGACGGGTGTGGACATCAACGGTGGGAATGGTTTCGATATTCGGAAAATTGACACTGTGAACAATGTTGCCGAACTCTAAATAGTTTTTCAGCTCCTTCACCGCCATGGTGGCGCAGTTTTCCTCTGACTCCGATGTTGATGCCCCCAAATGCGGGGTGACCAGAATCTGGTCATGCCCAAGGAATTTTACCGACGGAAAATCAGAAACATGCCCACGCAACTTATCACTGGCCAAAGCTGCAAGCACCGCATCTTCATCAACAATAGGGCCACGGGCATAGTTGATCAGCACAGCGCCGGGCTTTACAAATTCAAGAAAATCTTTTTCCGTCACATACCCATGAGTATTTTTGTTGAGCGGCATGTGAATGGAGATGAAATCAGCCTGAGCCAGCGCCTCTTTCCGGGAGCGGGCCAGGGTTACCTCAGGTGAAAGATGGTGGATATTATCAAGGGCCGGGAAAGGATCAAAGCCAAAAACCCGCATACCATGGTGCAAACCGGCATTTGCCACCCCCACACCGATCTTGCCGAGACCGAACACCGCCATGGTCTTTCCGGCCATCTCCTCCCCTTTAAACTTCTTTTTCCGTGCCTCCACTTCTCGGTTAATCTCATCGTCGTTCATGCCGGTCAATCCCTGGCAGAACTCAATACTCTTTTCCACATTCCGCAGCCATATACCAAGTGAGGTATACACCAGCTCAACAACAGCATTCGCATTGGCTCCCGGGGTGTTAAAGACGCAGATACCTTTTTCCGTTGCCTCTTCAACCGGGATGTTGTTCACTCCGGCCCCGGCACGGGCAATCGCCAATAAATTCGGAAACTGCGTCAGTTCGACTTTCGAACTGCGTACCACGATCCCCTCAGGATCGGTTTCACTCGGATCAACGAGAAAACGCGTGTCAAACAACCCGATCCCTTCCTTGGCGATGGCATTGATGGTCTTAATTTTAAACTGTTTCATCCTGTTATCCTTTATCTCAGAAGTAAGAAAAAATCGTATCAGAGAAAACATGTATCTGATCGGTACTTTTTTGCCAAGACACAGCGTACACTTCGCTGCGACGACAAATGGCAAAGTTGAAGAACCTAGTGCAACAGGCTTTATCCTGTCAAGAAAAATCAGGAAACTCCCTACCTGGCCACCATTGCTGACCATCGGCAACAGCCTGCAGCGAATTCAGGCCGGATATGGTGTGCCCGTTGTCAGGTACCTGTGCAACACTAAAGCACGTCTGGTTTCCCCCACAGCATGCACCCGAAGTATATCTACTTCCTGTTCCGCACAGAATGCAGAGAGTTGTGCAGTTAGACAATCCCGACTCTCAACAGGCAGATGAAGCAGTCGACCCAGGAAGGATTTACGCGAGTGGCCGATCAACACAGGGCAACCATGCTGCTTCAATGAACGGATATTTTTCAGGATTATGAGATTGTGTTCAACAGTCTTGCCAAAACCAATCCCGGGATCAACAATAATCCGTTGACGTGAGAGACCTCTTTCTTCCAGCCACCGGATCTGTTCTTCAAAAAACGTATTGATTTCAGCAAGCACGTCCTCATAGTACGGAGCAAGCTGCATATCAGCAGGATTTCCCTGCATATGCATAATAACGACCGGACCGGTAAAGGTTCGCGCAACACTGATCATATCCGGATCCTGGCGCAGGGCGGAGATATCGTTGATCATCGTTGCTCCGGCTTCAATGGCAGCAAGGGCCACTTCAGCCTTTGTGGTATCAATAGAAATGGGGATGCTGCTCTGTTGTCGGATTTTATGAATAGCAGGAATAACACGCCTTAACTCTTCTTCGACTCCCACCGGTTCTGCAAAGGGACGGCTTGACTCTCCACCGACGTCTATAATGTCCGCTCCTTCACCAAGCAGCTGATCAATACGTCTCTCCATGGACTCTTCATCAAGCCAATCGCCGCCGTCTGAAAAAGAGTCAGGCGTGACGTTGAGAATTCCCATTATCTGCACCAGATGTTCCACCTGCCAATCCTCCTCAACAAAAAAGCGGGATGTCTTCAGCTCGTGAAGACTCCCGCTTTAACTTGCCGGTCTCTTTTTCTACTAACCAGCAACCGTTAAACGATGAAACGTATCCCTATTTCACGATAGGCCGGGACACTCATGCCTCCAGAACTTCCGGTTGTTCCCCGGTCTCTGTTTCATCGTGTTGATCGTTACGTAAATCCGCAATGATCCGGTCCAGATCCTCAAGAACAATGGTTTCCTTCTCAAGCAGCTCATCAGCAATCGCTTTGAGGATATCCATATTGTCCTGGAGCAGCCTGGTCACCTTGTCATTGGCTTCAACAATAATCTGCTTGACTGCGGCGTCTATCTTCTGAGCAGTCTGCTCACTATAATCACGATGCTGGGCAATCTCACGGCCAAGAAAGATATGCTCCTCCTTTTTACCGTAGGCCAGCGGCCCCAGTTCATCACTCATGCCCCACTCGCACACCATTTTACGAGCCAGTTCACTGGCCCGTTCAATGTCATTTCCGGCGCCGGTCGTGATCTCATTGAACACAAGTTTCTCTGCAACCCGCCCACCAAAAAGGATGGCTATTGAGTTAAAGAGATATCCTCGAGCATGCGTGTACTTTTCATCCATGGGCAGCTGCATGGTCAAACCAAGGGCCCGGCCACGGGGAATAATGGTCACCTTGTGAATAGGATCAGTGCCCGGTAAAAGTCGAGCTATCAGGGCATGCCCTGCCTCATGGTAGGCAGTGATCTCCTTTTCCTTTGGACTGATGATCAACGATTTCCGTTCCGCCCCCATCATCACCTTGTCTTTGGCCAGCTCCAGCATAGCGGCATTGACTTCATTTCTACCTTCACGGGCAGCCATCAAAGCAGCTTCATTCACCAGATTTTCCAGATCAGCACCGGAAAAACCGGGCGTACCGCGAGCAATGACCGACATATCAACATCGGCAGCCAGCTTGGTTCTTTTTCCGTAGATCTCCAGGATCATCTCCCGCCCCTTCACATCAGGGACCGGGACCACAACCTGACGATCAAAGCGGCCGGGGCGCAGCAAGGCCGGATCGAGAACGTCCGGACGGTTGGTAGCTGCAATGATAATAACCCCGTCATTACTCTCAAAGCCGTCCATTTCCACCAGCAGCTGGTTGAGGGTCTGCTCACGTTCATCATGACCACCGCCGAGACCGGCACCTCGATGCCTTCCCACGGCATCGATTTCATCAATAAAGATGATACAGGGGGCGTGTTTCTTCCCCTGGTTGAACAGATCTCTCACCCGGGAAGCGCCCACACCAACAAACATCTCAACAAAATCAGAACCGGAGATGGTAAAAAACGGCACTCCCGCCTCGCCGGCTATGGCGCGGGCCAGTAATGTTTTACCGGTTCCCGGTGCTCCTGCCAACAGCACACCCTTAGGTATACGACCACCCAGCTTCGTGAATTTCTGTGGATCACGCAGAAAATCGATGATCTCTTCGAGTTCTGCCTTAGCCTCATCAACACCGGCCACATCTTTAAAGGTAACCTTCACCTCCCCTTCGGCCTGCATTTTAGCCCGCGTTTTTCCAAAAGACAGTGCTCCGCCTTTACCGCCCATCTGCATCTGGCGCATGAAGAAAATCCATACACCGATGAGCAGCAACATTGGAAACCAGGAGATGAAAACCGTCAGATACCAGGGCGTTTCCTCAGGTTTTTTCACAGAAATATCCACTGCCGACTCCCGCAGCATCGGGATCAGACTCGTATCGTCCGGAGCAATGGTTTTGAAAGGTTTCCCATCCTTACCGATACCGGTGATCTCTTCGCCCTGGATGCTGACCTTGCTGACAGCACCACTTTCCACACTTTCCCAGAACTCACTGTAGGTAATGGACACACCCTGTCCATGTGGTTTGTTAAACAGCTGGAATAGCATGATCATGGTTAACCCGATAACCAGCCACATACTAAGATTCTTATAAAAGGTATTCAAACAGTTGTCTCCATGGTCTCATCTTTAAAAGAGTCCGGCAATCAGGATTGCCGACTGGACATTCAGTTAGAGGGTTAACTGTAACATCGATTTTCTCTCAGTCAATGATCTTTGCGAATTCCTGGATGGTCTTGACCCCGACTTCCCCGCCACGTAAGGATGCCATGGCCATGGTTGTAGCCAATCCTCCAGTGATAGTGGTGGTGTAGGGAATATGATAATCAAGCGCAGCGCGACGAATAATATAAGAATCTTCGGTCGTCCGGGTGCCGGCTGAGGTGTTGAGGATCCAGCTCACCTGCCCATTTTGAATCTTATCAAGTATATGAGGACGACCCTGAGAAATCTTGTTGACCTCAGTACACACGATTCCCTGTTCAGCAAGTTTTTCTGCCGTGCCGCGGGTAGCCAGGATATCATACCCGAGCTCCCGGAGTTTCCTGGCCACCGGAATTACCGCCTCCTTGTCACCGTGGCGGACACTGACAAAAACCGTCCCGCGAAACGGAAGCGGGGCATTGGAGGCCATCTGCGCCTTGGCCAGCGCCAGCCCCAGGTCCTCATCTATCCCCATAACCTCACCGGTCGATTTCATCTCAGGTCCCAGCAACGTATCCACATTGGGGAACCGGTCAAAAGGGAAAACAGCCTCTTTAACCGCCCAGTGATGGAGCACTTTTTCCTGTGTGAAACCAAGTTGCTGAAGCGTCATCCCCAACATGACTTTAGTGGCGATTTTCGCCAGCGGCACACCGGTGGCCTTGGACACAAAGGGAACGGTCCGTGATGCCCTGGGATTCACCTCCAGCACATAAAGGGTCTGTCCCTGAACGGCAAACTGGACATTCATCAGACCGACAACTCCCAGCTCCCTGGCCATGGCCTTCGTAGCATCGGTGATTTCGCCGACAATCGCAACAGACAGGGTATGCGGCGGTAAAACACAGGCAGAGTCGCCGGAGTGGATCCCGGCCTCCTCTATATGCTCCATGATACCGCCGATCACGGTTTGCTCGCCATCGCAGATCGCATCAACATCAACCTCAATGGCATCTTTGAGAAACTGGTCAAGCAGCACCGGATGTTCACTGCCGCTCATTCCGGGAATCGCCATGAAATGACGGATCCCCTGCTCGTTGTACACAATGCGCATATCACGTCCACCGAGCACGTACGATGGCCGCATCACAACCGGGTAACCGATCTCTTCAGCTACAGACAGGGCCTCCTCCAGGGTATGGGCCGTACCGTTTGCTGGTTGTCGTAACTCTAATTTATGCAGAAACTGTTGAAATCGTTTACGATCTTCGGCTCGATCAATTGCATCCGGTGAGGTGCCGATGATCGGCACACCTCTTTTCGCCAATGGCACAGCCAGATTAAGCGGCGTCTGGCCGCCGAACTGGACAATCACGCCATCGGGCTGTTCCCGGTCAATGATGTTGAGCACATCTTCACGGGTCAGGGGTTCAAAGTACAGTTTGTCGGAAGTATCATAATCAGTGGAGACTGTTTCCGGGTTGGAGTTAATCATAATCGATTCAATGCCGATCTCGTGCAGGGCAAAGGAGGCATGCACACAGCAGTAGTCGAACTCTATACCCTGCCCGATTCGATTGGGGCCTCCACCCAGAATTATGATTTTTTTTCGATCACTTCGTTGCCCCTCGTCCTCCTGCTCGTACGTGGAATAGTAATAAGGGGTATAGGAATCAAACTCAGCGGCACACGTGTCCACCAGCTTATAGGAGGGGTGAAGCCCCAGTTCGACACGCCGGTGACGGATATCATCTTCTGAGGTTCCAGTGAGGTTGGCCAGCTGGACATCGGAAAAACCATACTGCTTGACTTCAAAAAGATAGTCGCGGTCCAGACCGGCAAATCCCCGGCTGCGAATCTCTTCCCCCTTGTCCGTCAGCTGTTTGAAATTATGCAGAAACCACGGGTCGATATAGCTCAGCTCGTAAAGACGATCAATCGTCATGCCCCTTTGCAGCGCCTCGAAGATAAAGCTGATTCTTCTCGAGTTGGGACGGCTCAACCCCCGCTCCACATCATCCTGGTGAAGAGCGCTCATGTCATCTTTACCGTCGAAACCAAAACCCATCCGCCCCACTTCCAGTGAACGCATCCCCTTCTGGAAAGCCTCCTTGAACGTTCGGCCGATGGCCATTGTCTCCCCCACCGATTTCATGGCTGTGGTCAGAACATCTTCGGTTTCCGGAAACTTTTCAAAGGTCCAGCGTGGAATTTTCACCACACAGTAGTCAATGGTCGGCTCAAACGAGGCGTACGTCTCACGGGTAATATCGTTTTTAATCTCATCAAGTGAATAGCCCACTGCCAGCTTAGCGGCAATCTTCGCAATGGGAAATCCCGTTGCCTTCGAAGCCAGCGCCGATGAACGGGACACCCGGGGGTTCATCTCGATCACCATCAACTCACCATCCACAGGATTGATGGCAAATTGAACATTGGAACCACCGTTCTCCACACCTATTTCGCGGATAATGGCAACGGCAGCATCGCGCATCTCCCGGTATTCCCTATCAGTGAGCGTCTGGGCTGGTGCAACTGTGATCGAATCGCCGGTATGCACCCCCATGGCGTCAACATTTTCAATGGTGCAGATGATGATGACATTGTCTTTCTTGTCACGCATCACCTCAAGTTCAAGCTCCTTCCATCCCAACAGCGAGCGCTCCAGCATGACCTCATTGGTCATGGACAGATCAATGCCTGCGGTGGCGAGCTTCAGTAACTCGGTTCTGTTATAGGCCACCCCGCCGCCGGTCCCTCCCAGGGTAAAACTCGGTCGGACAATAACAGGAAAGCCGATTCGCTCAGCTGCTTCCAGAGCCTCGTCAATGGTGTGAACAATGGCCGACTCCGGTACCTTGAGACCGATTCGACGCATGGCATCACGAAACTCCTCCCGACCTTCGGCCTTGCGAATAACTGCAACATCAGCAGCAAGCATCTCCACGCCGAATTTTTCCAGCACGCCCATCTCAGCCACCTGAATAGCAGTGTTCAAGGCAGTCTGCCCGCCCAGGGTCGGCAGCAGGGCATCCGGTCGTTCCCGTTCAATCACCTTGGCAATACACTCAGGGGTTATAGGTTCGATATAGGTGCGGTCGGCAAGTTCCGGGTCGGTCATGATTGTGGCCGGGTTTGAATTGACAAGCACCACCTCATACCCTTCTTCCTTGAGTGCTTTCACAGCCTGAGCCCCGGAATAATCGAATTCACAGGCCTGGCTGATGATAATCGGTCCGGAACCGATGATAAGTATCTTCTGTATGTCTGTACGTTTGGGCATATTTTGTGTCCGGTCAAGCGTTCAGCTTGC
It includes:
- the carB gene encoding carbamoyl-phosphate synthase large subunit; this encodes MPKRTDIQKILIIGSGPIIISQACEFDYSGAQAVKALKEEGYEVVLVNSNPATIMTDPELADRTYIEPITPECIAKVIERERPDALLPTLGGQTALNTAIQVAEMGVLEKFGVEMLAADVAVIRKAEGREEFRDAMRRIGLKVPESAIVHTIDEALEAAERIGFPVIVRPSFTLGGTGGGVAYNRTELLKLATAGIDLSMTNEVMLERSLLGWKELELEVMRDKKDNVIIICTIENVDAMGVHTGDSITVAPAQTLTDREYREMRDAAVAIIREIGVENGGSNVQFAINPVDGELMVIEMNPRVSRSSALASKATGFPIAKIAAKLAVGYSLDEIKNDITRETYASFEPTIDYCVVKIPRWTFEKFPETEDVLTTAMKSVGETMAIGRTFKEAFQKGMRSLEVGRMGFGFDGKDDMSALHQDDVERGLSRPNSRRISFIFEALQRGMTIDRLYELSYIDPWFLHNFKQLTDKGEEIRSRGFAGLDRDYLFEVKQYGFSDVQLANLTGTSEDDIRHRRVELGLHPSYKLVDTCAAEFDSYTPYYYSTYEQEDEGQRSDRKKIIILGGGPNRIGQGIEFDYCCVHASFALHEIGIESIMINSNPETVSTDYDTSDKLYFEPLTREDVLNIIDREQPDGVIVQFGGQTPLNLAVPLAKRGVPIIGTSPDAIDRAEDRKRFQQFLHKLELRQPANGTAHTLEEALSVAEEIGYPVVMRPSYVLGGRDMRIVYNEQGIRHFMAIPGMSGSEHPVLLDQFLKDAIEVDVDAICDGEQTVIGGIMEHIEEAGIHSGDSACVLPPHTLSVAIVGEITDATKAMARELGVVGLMNVQFAVQGQTLYVLEVNPRASRTVPFVSKATGVPLAKIATKVMLGMTLQQLGFTQEKVLHHWAVKEAVFPFDRFPNVDTLLGPEMKSTGEVMGIDEDLGLALAKAQMASNAPLPFRGTVFVSVRHGDKEAVIPVARKLRELGYDILATRGTAEKLAEQGIVCTEVNKISQGRPHILDKIQNGQVSWILNTSAGTRTTEDSYIIRRAALDYHIPYTTTITGGLATTMAMASLRGGEVGVKTIQEFAKIID